ATTCTGCTTTAACTGGTTGAGATAGCGTACATGAGGCACCTCAAAAAGTGTATTGACAAATTCAATCCCGTTGATGCCAAAATCTTCACGGGCAATTTTGGGAAAATCGAGGGTTTTCCATTTGCCTTGTCTGATCTCATTCACCAAAGCCCATTGGGCAATGGAAATGTCGTCTTTCCGGTTGATTGGGGTTATCTGGCTTTTTGAGCTTGTTAACACCGAAGGCGCGAGCATGCTCATGGCGCCCAATGTCAGTGATTTGTTGATAAATTCTCTTCTTTTCATGTTCACTAATTATTTTAAGAGTTCTTGATTTAATATTGAATGGCCACGAATGCACGAATGAATTTCTCTTTCATTCGTGCATTCGTGGCTATCATTATTCGTGTCCATCACAAAACAATCCGTTTGTAATTCAGTTTGATTTCTCCAAAATTAACAATTAACGACAGTTTCAGACCTGAAACTTTCAAATAGCTTATTGCCCTTGCAATAAAATCTTCCGCTATACCGGAAACTGCCTTTACTTCAAGAACGATTCGGTCAAATACTACAAAGTCTGCCTGAAACTTATGGGGTAATATGACGCCTTTGTAATTTACTTCATATCTTTTTTCCCTTTCATAGGGAATCTTCAAATTCTTGAATTCATACTCCAGGGCATCTTTATAAACAATTTCAAGAAAGCCGGGCCCGAGATTGTTATGCACATCCATGCAGATCCCAATGATCTTATAGCTTTCTTCTTTATGAATGAGATTTGCCATTCAAATTGCACATATTTGAGCCACTAATCCCGCTTTCAGACGGGACAAGTGTACGAATGAAAGACATAATGTTTATTCGTGTATTCATGGCTCTTTTCCTTTCAAAAATACAAACAAATATCTTCACATAAATAACACCCGTAATTTCGTTTTCTTACCGATTCAAGATTGCTTCAATATTTGTTTGCAGAGCATATTGGCTATAATTTTTTAGCCACCCAATGATTGACAAATGTTTATTAGTGCACCTGTCCCGTCTGAAAGCGGGATTCGTGGCATATCTTTAGCATATCTTCTTTTAAAATTTATCCGTGGTCATTTTTCGAGATAATTGCACACATCGCTCCCCAAATTTAATCAATTTTTAAATCATTCTCCATGATTTGGAGTGCTCTGAAACAAGACCCGCAACCTGGCAATTGATCCTTCTTCCCAGAAAATTTTTATTTTTAAAACAAATTACCACTTTTACATCCCCCAAATTTCATCAAAATTAGCCGGCATTTAAACAACCTACTTACTTCATAAATCGTAAAGTATCCAGTAATAATTATAAAAAATTAAAAATATGGTTAATATTGAAGAGAAGATCAGGGATACCAAAAAAGCAGCAGAGACAGCCTCTCAAAAGATACAGGAAAAACATTTTGACGAAACCCTCAATACTGTAGATAAAACAAAAAACATAATCAATGATATTAAGTATAAATTAAATGGGTTAAATGTTGATCTTTATGATTATGTGTTTGATGATGAGGAGTTTTACTTCAAAAATAAGAATGAACTTAAAGACCTGAGAAATCATATGATCGGTTTTGTTAATGATATCAAAAATTCTAAAAATTTGTATTCAGGTGTTGAAACCCTGTTAAATGAATTTACAGAGGAAATGAACCATTTCAGTGAGATCATTGACGATATGGAAATGAAATACGAAATATTGCCAGGTAACGAAAAAATATATAATATTTTGAAAAATATAAAATAAATACATGTTCTTCTATACTTCAGATTTTGAAAAGTCTCTTAAACGATTAGAGCGTAAAAAGAAATATGGATACTCCACATGTAAAGGTGACATAAAGTATGTTGTTGGTCACCTCTCATTTGAACAAGTATGGGAAATGAGGGACAATATATTTGATGACCCGCCATTCCGCATCATAAAAGTAAGAATTCCCAATAGCGGTCGCAATCTCAGTAAAAAAGAGGGATTTCGATTGATCATGGTTCTCAATAAAGATAAAAAAACGGTTACATTCTTGTATGT
This window of the Bacteroidales bacterium genome carries:
- a CDS encoding GxxExxY protein, yielding MANLIHKEESYKIIGICMDVHNNLGPGFLEIVYKDALEYEFKNLKIPYEREKRYEVNYKGVILPHKFQADFVVFDRIVLEVKAVSGIAEDFIARAISYLKVSGLKLSLIVNFGEIKLNYKRIVL